A single region of the Bacillus cereus genome encodes:
- a CDS encoding NAD(P)-dependent oxidoreductase yields the protein MAKILVAGKIPEIGLELLKDHDVEMYDKEELISLDELTERVKDKDALLSLLSTKVTKEVIDAAPHLKIVANYGAGYDNIDFTYAGEKGIAVSNTPKVSTEATAELTFALLLAAARRIPEGDTLCRTTGFNGWAPLFFLGREVHGKTIGIIGLGEIGKAVAKRARAFGMNVLYTGPNRKPEAESELEATYVTLEELLQTADFITINCAYSPKLHHMIGEEQFKMMKKTAYIINASRGPIMHESALAHVLKTNEIEGAALDVFEFEPKITEELKGLKNVVLAPHVGNATFETRDAMAEMAVRNILAVLNDEKPVTPVNQKLLVTK from the coding sequence GTGGCGAAAATATTAGTAGCAGGGAAAATTCCAGAAATCGGATTAGAACTATTAAAGGATCATGATGTAGAAATGTATGATAAAGAAGAATTAATTTCTTTAGATGAATTAACAGAGCGTGTAAAAGATAAAGATGCATTGTTAAGTTTACTTTCTACAAAGGTGACGAAAGAAGTTATTGATGCAGCACCTCATTTAAAGATTGTTGCAAACTACGGTGCTGGTTACGATAATATTGATTTCACTTATGCAGGAGAAAAAGGAATTGCAGTATCGAATACACCGAAAGTATCAACTGAAGCGACAGCAGAATTAACATTTGCACTTCTTTTAGCAGCTGCACGGAGAATTCCTGAAGGTGATACGTTATGTCGTACAACTGGATTTAACGGATGGGCACCGTTATTCTTCTTGGGCCGCGAAGTACACGGTAAGACAATCGGAATTATTGGCCTTGGAGAAATCGGGAAGGCAGTTGCAAAGCGTGCGAGAGCATTTGGAATGAATGTTTTATATACAGGACCAAATCGAAAGCCTGAAGCTGAAAGTGAACTGGAAGCAACATACGTAACGTTGGAAGAATTATTACAAACAGCGGACTTTATTACAATTAACTGTGCGTATAGTCCGAAATTACATCATATGATTGGTGAAGAACAGTTTAAAATGATGAAGAAAACAGCATATATTATAAATGCTTCACGTGGACCAATTATGCATGAATCAGCACTTGCTCATGTACTAAAAACGAATGAAATTGAAGGTGCAGCTCTTGACGTATTTGAATTTGAACCGAAAATTACAGAAGAGCTAAAAGGATTAAAGAATGTAGTACTTGCTCCTCACGTAGGAAATGCAACATTCGAAACTCGTGATGCGATGGCTGAAATGGCAGTGAGAAATATTTTAGCTGTATTAAACGATGAAAAACCTGTAACACCTGTAAATCAAAAATTATTAGTTACAAAATAA
- the hisA gene encoding 1-(5-phosphoribosyl)-5-[(5-phosphoribosylamino)methylideneamino]imidazole-4-carboxamide isomerase: protein MEIFPAIDLKEGRCVRLYQGEFSKETVMNEDPVAQAIIFEKLGAKTLHIVDLDGAIAGESVNLLVIERICKAVRIPVQVGGGIRSLVAVEKLLSVGVDKVILGTAALYDKAFLEEAVFLYKEKIIVGIDAKNGFVATRGWLDVSEISYIDLAKQMENVGVQTIVFTDISKDGTLAGPNIEQLGLLQKSVAIRLIASGGVASIQDVKKLNDMNIYGVIIGKALYEKTIDLEEVLEVTKLC from the coding sequence ATGGAAATCTTCCCAGCTATCGATTTAAAAGAGGGGCGATGCGTTAGACTTTATCAAGGAGAGTTTAGTAAAGAAACAGTAATGAATGAAGATCCGGTTGCGCAAGCGATTATATTCGAAAAATTGGGAGCGAAAACACTACACATTGTTGATTTAGATGGTGCAATTGCTGGCGAGTCAGTAAATTTGCTCGTTATTGAAAGAATTTGCAAGGCAGTACGTATTCCTGTGCAAGTTGGAGGAGGAATTCGATCACTTGTAGCGGTAGAGAAGTTATTGTCAGTAGGTGTAGATAAAGTGATTTTAGGAACAGCTGCTCTTTATGATAAGGCATTTTTAGAAGAAGCAGTTTTTCTATATAAAGAAAAAATCATTGTTGGTATTGATGCGAAAAATGGTTTCGTAGCAACGAGAGGCTGGCTTGATGTGTCTGAAATTTCTTACATTGATTTAGCAAAGCAAATGGAGAATGTAGGTGTTCAAACGATTGTGTTTACAGACATTTCGAAAGACGGGACACTTGCAGGGCCGAATATAGAGCAATTGGGGTTACTACAAAAAAGCGTTGCTATTCGTCTTATTGCTTCTGGAGGAGTGGCATCTATTCAAGATGTGAAAAAGTTAAATGATATGAATATATACGGCGTCATAATTGGTAAGGCTCTTTACGAGAAAACGATTGATTTAGAAGAAGTGTTAGAGGTAACAAAGTTATGTTAG
- a CDS encoding LTA synthase family protein produces MLQNLFPKLRFALVAVVLLWIKTYIVYKLAFDIRIDNFFEEFMLFINPLASLLLFFGFALLASKYRNRIIIVISFILSFILFGNAMFYGFYNDFVTFPVLFQTNNMADLGTSIKELFTYKTLLLFADAIILMFISRKFPSFGDKTPLSRSEKRTFFSGVTVLLALQIVVSVIYKPQMFSRSFDRQTVVKNLGLYTYHLFDITLQSKSSAERVFASGDGFSEIKNYTDSKDKQVDKNLFGAAKGKNVILISMESTQSFVINKKINGKEITPFLNEFIKDSFYFDNFYHQTGQGKTSDAEFIVENSLYPLDRGSVFFTHATNEYTATPEQLKKYGYSSAVFHSNDKTFWNRDVMYPALGYDRYFNLNDYVGTEQMSVGWGLKDKEFFEQSIPKLKSLPQPFYTKFITLTNHFPFLLNPEDQYVDEFNSESGVLNRYFPTVRYTDEALKLFIKQLKDEGLYDNSVIVIYGDHYGISENHNAAMAQFLGKDAITPFDSMQLQRVPLIIHVPGQEGKVISKVSGQIDIKPTLLHLLGIKTNQSVEFGTDLFTKEKDPLMVMRDGSFVSEDYVYTKNMCYKRSTGEEADLTLCQPYIEKAKTELKLSDKLIYGDLLRFDPNNRYKTGTMTTKFE; encoded by the coding sequence ATGCTACAAAATCTGTTTCCAAAACTGCGATTTGCACTAGTTGCAGTCGTTTTATTATGGATAAAAACATATATTGTGTACAAGCTAGCATTTGATATTAGAATTGATAACTTCTTTGAAGAATTTATGCTTTTTATTAACCCACTAGCTTCGTTACTATTATTTTTTGGTTTCGCTTTACTTGCATCTAAGTACCGAAACCGAATTATTATTGTAATTAGTTTTATACTGTCATTTATTTTATTTGGAAATGCAATGTTTTACGGGTTCTATAACGATTTTGTTACTTTCCCTGTTTTATTCCAAACAAATAATATGGCTGACTTAGGGACGAGTATAAAAGAACTCTTTACGTATAAAACATTACTTTTATTTGCAGACGCAATTATTTTAATGTTTATTTCGCGTAAATTCCCATCATTTGGTGATAAAACACCACTTTCTCGCTCTGAGAAGCGAACTTTCTTTAGCGGTGTAACAGTATTACTAGCACTACAAATTGTTGTTTCAGTTATATATAAACCACAAATGTTCTCACGCTCATTTGATCGTCAAACTGTCGTGAAAAATTTAGGTCTATACACATATCATCTATTTGATATTACACTTCAATCTAAGTCTTCAGCTGAGCGTGTATTTGCAAGTGGAGACGGGTTCTCTGAAATTAAAAACTATACAGACTCAAAAGATAAACAAGTTGATAAAAACTTATTTGGAGCTGCAAAAGGTAAAAATGTAATTTTAATTTCAATGGAATCTACACAAAGTTTTGTTATTAATAAAAAAATAAATGGAAAAGAGATTACTCCATTTTTAAATGAGTTTATTAAAGATAGTTTTTATTTCGATAACTTCTATCATCAAACGGGACAAGGTAAAACTTCTGATGCTGAATTTATCGTTGAAAATTCCCTTTATCCGTTAGACCGTGGTTCTGTATTCTTTACTCATGCAACAAATGAATACACTGCCACACCAGAACAATTAAAGAAATACGGATATTCTTCTGCTGTCTTCCATTCAAACGATAAAACGTTTTGGAATCGTGATGTAATGTACCCTGCGCTTGGATATGATCGTTACTTTAATTTAAATGATTACGTAGGAACGGAACAAATGTCTGTCGGTTGGGGATTAAAAGATAAAGAGTTCTTTGAGCAATCTATTCCAAAGTTAAAATCTTTACCACAACCGTTCTATACGAAATTTATTACGTTAACAAACCATTTTCCATTTCTTCTAAATCCAGAAGATCAATATGTTGATGAATTTAATTCCGAAAGTGGTGTTTTAAATCGCTACTTCCCAACCGTTCGATACACGGATGAAGCTCTTAAATTATTTATTAAACAATTGAAAGACGAAGGACTGTATGATAATTCCGTTATTGTCATTTATGGTGATCATTACGGCATTTCTGAAAACCATAATGCAGCTATGGCTCAGTTCCTTGGGAAAGACGCTATTACACCGTTTGATTCTATGCAATTACAACGCGTCCCTCTCATTATTCATGTGCCTGGCCAAGAAGGAAAAGTCATCTCTAAAGTATCTGGTCAAATTGATATTAAACCAACGTTACTTCACTTACTTGGTATTAAAACAAATCAATCCGTAGAATTTGGAACAGACTTATTTACGAAAGAAAAAGACCCTCTTATGGTAATGCGGGACGGCAGTTTTGTTTCGGAAGATTATGTTTATACAAAAAATATGTGCTATAAAAGAAGCACAGGTGAAGAAGCTGATTTAACACTATGTCAGCCTTATATTGAAAAAGCAAAAACAGAATTAAAATTATCCGACAAACTCATTTATGGAGATTTATTACGATTTGATCCTAACAATCGATATAAAACCGGAACGATGACAACGAAATTTGAATAG
- a CDS encoding phosphoadenylyl-sulfate reductase, protein MLTYETWEENSVSFSEEDETKGALSVLSWAYNEYKDEIVYACSFGVEGMVLLHLINQVNPSAKVVFLDTNVHFRETYELIQKVRERFPSLNIIEKQPEFTLDEQAKLHGEKLWESNPNLCCKIRKILPLEKSLAAEKAWISGLRREQSETRKHTKFINQDHRFQSIKVCPLIHWTWKEVWRYVYKHSLPYNPLHDVGYPSIGCEKCTLPVGEGGDSRDGRWAGKVKTECGLHYQ, encoded by the coding sequence ATGTTGACGTATGAAACGTGGGAAGAAAATAGTGTTTCATTTTCCGAAGAAGATGAAACGAAAGGCGCGCTATCAGTATTAAGTTGGGCTTATAACGAATATAAAGATGAAATTGTATATGCATGTAGCTTTGGGGTAGAAGGTATGGTTTTGCTGCACCTTATAAACCAAGTAAATCCATCCGCTAAAGTTGTATTTTTGGATACAAATGTACATTTTCGAGAAACGTATGAATTAATTCAAAAGGTGCGGGAACGATTTCCTTCATTAAATATTATAGAAAAACAGCCGGAATTTACACTTGATGAACAAGCGAAGTTGCATGGTGAGAAATTATGGGAGAGTAATCCGAATCTTTGTTGTAAAATTAGAAAAATTTTACCGTTAGAAAAATCATTAGCGGCGGAAAAAGCGTGGATATCGGGCTTAAGGAGGGAACAATCAGAAACGCGTAAGCATACAAAGTTTATAAATCAAGATCATCGCTTTCAATCTATTAAAGTTTGTCCACTCATTCATTGGACGTGGAAAGAAGTGTGGCGATATGTATACAAACATAGCTTGCCGTATAACCCATTGCATGATGTTGGATATCCAAGTATTGGATGTGAGAAGTGTACGTTACCTGTAGGAGAGGGTGGCGATTCGAGAGATGGTAGATGGGCCGGGAAAGTGAAAACAGAATGTGGTCTTCATTACCAATAA
- the hisI gene encoding phosphoribosyl-AMP cyclohydrolase — protein sequence MKPNFSKGLIPAVVIEEDTKEVLMLAYMNEEAYEKTLETKRTWFYSRSRRSLWNKGETSGNVQYVQSLYLDCDQDSIVVVVKQIGPACHTGEKTCFHYKII from the coding sequence ATGAAACCTAACTTTTCAAAAGGATTAATACCGGCAGTTGTCATCGAAGAGGATACGAAAGAAGTTTTAATGCTAGCTTATATGAATGAAGAAGCGTATGAAAAGACGCTAGAAACGAAAAGAACATGGTTTTATTCTCGTTCAAGAAGGTCGTTATGGAATAAAGGAGAAACATCAGGTAATGTCCAATATGTTCAGTCACTTTATTTAGACTGCGATCAAGATTCAATCGTTGTTGTCGTAAAGCAAATAGGGCCTGCTTGCCATACGGGAGAAAAAACGTGTTTTCACTATAAAATTATATAG
- a CDS encoding YezD family protein codes for MSVREHFDEVSEKIQAMLADMKYGSITIVVQDGKVIQLEKSEKVRLK; via the coding sequence GTGAGTGTACGGGAACATTTTGATGAAGTATCTGAGAAAATTCAAGCGATGCTTGCTGATATGAAATATGGTTCCATTACAATTGTTGTGCAAGATGGAAAAGTGATTCAATTAGAAAAAAGTGAAAAAGTACGTTTAAAGTAA
- a CDS encoding YozQ family protein: MVKQQNKQKVQAADQAYTSETNTTANSVIEEQISDTVAEGTIDAKLGQESQEKA, translated from the coding sequence ATGGTGAAACAACAAAATAAACAAAAAGTACAAGCGGCAGATCAAGCTTATACTTCTGAAACGAATACTACAGCTAACTCAGTTATCGAGGAACAAATTAGCGATACAGTTGCAGAAGGCACAATCGATGCAAAGCTTGGACAAGAATCGCAAGAGAAAGCATAA
- the hisE gene encoding phosphoribosyl-ATP diphosphatase → MEDILKLLFETIEERKKNPLSESYTNYLFSKGEDKILKKIGEECTEVIIASKNNDKEELVKEMVDVFYHCFVLLAEKNISLEDVMQEVKERHGKLSRVGDRKEIDTL, encoded by the coding sequence ATGGAAGATATCCTTAAGTTATTATTTGAAACAATTGAAGAACGAAAGAAAAATCCACTCTCTGAATCATATACGAATTATTTATTTTCAAAAGGTGAAGATAAAATTTTAAAGAAAATTGGTGAGGAGTGCACCGAAGTAATTATCGCGTCTAAAAATAATGATAAAGAAGAACTAGTAAAAGAAATGGTTGATGTGTTCTATCACTGTTTTGTTCTATTAGCTGAAAAAAATATTTCATTAGAAGATGTCATGCAAGAAGTGAAAGAAAGACATGGAAAGCTTTCGAGAGTAGGAGATCGAAAAGAAATAGATACATTATAA
- the pssA gene encoding CDP-diacylglycerol--serine O-phosphatidyltransferase, translating into MYRAAIPNLFTLGNLYSGFLSIGYASLGYYKSAAILVLIGMMLDSLDGRVARLLRVDSQMGKELDSLADVVTFGAAPAVLMYYTSFSNYGIIGLYIAGLFPLFGAYRLARFNVTPSSTSMKYFTGVPITAAGGLVAFLTLFSHTIPKIVLITVFVTFAFLMVSRIRIPSLKDVPIPRYSIIITLFLIGIIITMYQTGFGNFSVFLFIAIPLYILYMLSQFIRQRPSKKANKEK; encoded by the coding sequence TTGTATAGAGCAGCTATTCCAAACTTATTTACGCTCGGAAATTTATATAGTGGATTTTTGTCAATCGGCTATGCATCTTTAGGATATTATAAATCAGCTGCTATTTTAGTACTTATCGGGATGATGTTAGATAGTCTTGACGGTCGTGTTGCTCGTTTATTACGCGTTGATTCACAAATGGGAAAAGAGCTTGATTCACTCGCAGATGTTGTAACGTTTGGCGCGGCACCTGCTGTGTTAATGTATTACACATCTTTCTCCAACTACGGAATCATTGGACTATACATAGCGGGATTATTCCCACTGTTCGGAGCATATCGCTTAGCACGATTTAATGTAACACCATCATCTACTTCTATGAAATATTTCACTGGAGTTCCGATTACTGCAGCAGGAGGGCTTGTCGCTTTCCTAACATTATTTTCACATACCATTCCAAAAATCGTTCTTATTACAGTATTTGTAACGTTCGCATTTTTAATGGTGAGTCGAATTCGTATCCCAAGTTTAAAAGATGTACCAATTCCACGATATAGCATAATTATTACATTATTTTTAATTGGGATCATTATCACAATGTATCAAACAGGGTTCGGTAATTTTTCTGTTTTCTTATTCATTGCTATTCCACTATATATTTTGTATATGCTATCTCAATTCATTAGACAAAGACCGTCTAAAAAAGCGAATAAAGAAAAATAA
- a CDS encoding DUF3888 domain-containing protein — protein sequence MRKLLYFIVCSSVILFASPSVSVAQYDAPLMEDALYSVLFPKINKAIEKQYGSLKPYQCPKIISLKKVYSGTYLFQASIEVTKYERVAGKIAPPFEKVTITFNNEEGEWEVTKVSVKRLPNDTKLNCKKTI from the coding sequence ATGCGAAAATTATTATATTTTATAGTATGCAGTAGTGTTATACTTTTTGCTTCACCGAGTGTGTCGGTAGCACAATATGATGCACCTCTTATGGAAGATGCCCTTTATTCTGTTTTATTTCCGAAAATAAATAAAGCAATTGAAAAACAATATGGGAGCTTGAAGCCTTATCAATGTCCTAAAATTATTAGTTTAAAAAAAGTGTATAGTGGTACATATTTATTTCAAGCGAGTATTGAAGTAACGAAGTATGAACGTGTTGCTGGGAAAATTGCTCCACCATTTGAGAAGGTAACGATTACATTTAATAACGAAGAGGGCGAATGGGAAGTGACAAAGGTTTCAGTAAAGCGCTTACCAAATGATACAAAATTAAACTGTAAAAAAACAATATAA
- a CDS encoding histidinol phosphate phosphatase domain-containing protein: MKVDYHLHLEEGPYSIGWLAKINDALQYYEPLKEDKHSIGWLMKTQERLQKRVKEGPFTSKWIDLYLEEALRKGIKEVGIVDHLYRFHEAKGYYEKYVDISDSKLGRLQKEWLDQVRVTSLYDFTKAIEEAKERWSKRGVTLKLGIEADYFIGGEQELKELLALGDFDYVIGSVHFIEGWGFDNPDTKEYFGKHELHTLYHTFFATVESAVRSELFDIIAHLDNIKVFNYRLDENEQLSYYKEIARALVETNTATEINAGLYYRYPVREMCPSPLYLQVLANHGVPITLSSDAHYPNDLGKYVEENIKTLRNHDISHVATFTKRVRTMRLLEEEVTISK; this comes from the coding sequence ATGAAAGTGGACTATCACCTTCATTTAGAAGAAGGGCCTTATTCAATAGGCTGGCTTGCTAAAATAAATGATGCACTACAATATTATGAACCGCTTAAAGAGGATAAACATTCAATAGGCTGGCTTATGAAAACACAAGAACGCCTGCAAAAACGTGTGAAGGAAGGCCCATTTACATCGAAATGGATTGATTTATATTTAGAAGAGGCATTGCGAAAAGGGATAAAAGAAGTTGGCATTGTCGATCATTTATATCGTTTTCACGAGGCGAAAGGATATTATGAAAAATATGTAGATATTAGTGATTCGAAACTCGGTCGTTTACAGAAGGAGTGGCTAGACCAAGTAAGAGTAACGTCTCTTTATGATTTTACAAAGGCGATTGAAGAGGCAAAAGAGCGATGGAGTAAACGAGGGGTAACGCTCAAACTTGGAATTGAAGCGGATTATTTTATCGGCGGCGAACAAGAGTTAAAAGAGTTACTAGCATTAGGAGACTTTGATTATGTAATCGGTTCAGTCCATTTTATAGAGGGATGGGGATTTGATAATCCAGATACGAAAGAGTATTTTGGTAAGCATGAGTTACATACTTTATATCATACGTTTTTCGCTACAGTTGAAAGTGCCGTTCGTTCGGAGCTATTTGATATAATAGCTCATCTTGATAACATAAAAGTATTTAATTACCGGTTAGATGAGAATGAACAGCTTTCTTATTATAAGGAAATTGCGCGTGCGTTAGTAGAAACGAATACCGCAACAGAAATAAATGCGGGATTGTATTATCGCTATCCTGTGCGCGAAATGTGTCCAAGTCCGCTTTATTTACAAGTATTAGCTAACCATGGGGTTCCAATTACTCTCTCTTCAGATGCCCATTATCCGAATGATTTAGGAAAATATGTGGAAGAAAATATAAAGACATTACGCAATCATGATATTTCTCACGTAGCTACATTTACGAAACGAGTAAGAACGATGAGATTGCTTGAAGAAGAAGTAACAATTTCAAAATAA
- the lysA gene encoding diaminopimelate decarboxylase, whose amino-acid sequence MYLHGTSRINGQGHLEIGGCDTTQLAKQYGTPLYVYDEESIRGKCRAFHRAFKESGFSYQVAYASKAFLCMEMCRVAREENMSLDVVSGGELYTALQAGFPASRIHFHGNNKTAEEIIMALQANIGCFVVDNFLELEILHDLAVQHGKFVNILIRVTPGVEAHTHEYITTGQEDSKFGFGVSNGQAMQAIELALQKSNYNMLGIHSHIGSQIFETAGFVRAIEVLRQFLEEVRERTNYVVKVLNVGGGFGIRYTESDTPLTLETYVEAVTSTIREQFTVCEYPLPEIWIEPGRSIVGDAGTTIYTVGAVKEIPGIRKYVSVDGGMTDNLRPALYGARYEAMLANRGNLENEELVSIAGKCCESGDMLIWDINLPQVASSDLLAISCTGAYGYSMANNYNRIRRPAVVFAKGGTSQIVVERETYENIIGNDRIRIKELV is encoded by the coding sequence ATGTATTTACACGGCACAAGCCGAATCAATGGGCAAGGACACTTAGAAATTGGTGGGTGCGATACGACGCAGCTAGCAAAACAATACGGAACACCACTTTATGTATACGATGAAGAGTCTATTCGAGGAAAGTGCCGCGCGTTTCATCGTGCTTTTAAAGAAAGTGGTTTCTCTTATCAAGTAGCATATGCAAGCAAGGCGTTCTTGTGCATGGAGATGTGCCGAGTAGCTCGTGAAGAGAATATGTCTTTAGACGTTGTTTCTGGAGGAGAATTATATACTGCGCTTCAAGCAGGATTTCCGGCATCGCGCATTCATTTTCACGGAAATAATAAAACAGCAGAAGAAATAATTATGGCTCTTCAGGCGAATATCGGTTGTTTTGTAGTAGATAATTTCTTAGAATTAGAAATTTTACATGATTTAGCAGTGCAACATGGAAAGTTTGTGAACATATTAATCCGTGTAACGCCAGGAGTAGAGGCACATACACACGAATATATAACAACAGGCCAAGAGGATTCGAAATTTGGATTTGGTGTTTCAAATGGTCAAGCGATGCAAGCGATTGAGCTAGCTTTGCAAAAATCAAATTATAATATGCTAGGAATTCACTCGCACATCGGATCACAAATATTCGAAACGGCTGGTTTTGTTCGAGCAATTGAAGTACTACGTCAATTTTTAGAAGAAGTGAGAGAGCGAACAAACTATGTAGTGAAAGTATTGAATGTAGGCGGAGGTTTCGGTATACGTTATACGGAGTCTGATACACCGTTAACACTTGAAACGTATGTGGAGGCTGTAACAAGTACGATAAGAGAGCAGTTTACAGTATGTGAATACCCGCTTCCAGAAATATGGATTGAACCAGGTCGTAGTATCGTAGGTGATGCGGGAACAACAATTTATACAGTTGGAGCGGTGAAAGAGATTCCTGGTATTCGGAAATATGTTTCAGTCGATGGTGGGATGACAGATAATTTAAGACCGGCTCTATATGGAGCGCGTTATGAGGCGATGTTGGCGAATCGAGGGAATCTTGAGAATGAGGAACTCGTTTCGATTGCTGGGAAATGCTGTGAAAGTGGAGATATGCTGATTTGGGATATTAACTTACCGCAAGTTGCTTCTTCTGATTTACTAGCAATTTCTTGTACGGGGGCATATGGGTACTCGATGGCGAATAATTATAATCGTATTCGTAGACCAGCTGTCGTCTTTGCAAAAGGCGGAACATCACAAATTGTTGTAGAGCGTGAAACATATGAAAATATTATTGGGAACGATCGCATACGTATTAAAGAACTTGTTTAA
- the hisF gene encoding imidazoleglycerol phosphate synthase cyclase subunit, producing the protein MLAKRIIPCLDVKEGRVVKGVNFIGLQDVGDPVEIAALYNDAGADEIVFLDITATNEGRKTIIDVVEKTASKVFIPLTVGGGISSVKDMYNLLRAGADKVSINSAAVRNPKLIEEGAEHFGSQCIVVAIDARKVAEGKWNVYVNGGRVDTGMDAIRWAKRVTELGAGEILLTSMDADGTKNGYDLRLTEEISKSVSVPVIASGGCGHADHIIEVFQKTTVDAALAASIFHYGEATVQDVKRKLRNANVEVRL; encoded by the coding sequence ATGTTAGCGAAACGTATTATTCCATGTCTAGATGTAAAAGAAGGGCGAGTTGTAAAGGGGGTAAATTTTATAGGGTTACAAGACGTCGGTGATCCTGTTGAAATAGCTGCTTTATATAATGATGCGGGAGCAGATGAAATTGTATTTTTAGATATTACGGCAACGAATGAAGGACGAAAAACGATTATAGATGTTGTAGAAAAAACGGCTTCAAAAGTATTTATTCCTCTTACAGTTGGCGGTGGGATTTCAAGTGTTAAAGATATGTACAATTTACTAAGAGCTGGAGCAGATAAAGTTTCAATCAACTCAGCAGCAGTACGAAATCCAAAATTAATCGAAGAAGGAGCAGAACACTTTGGCTCACAATGTATTGTCGTAGCAATTGATGCTAGAAAAGTAGCAGAAGGTAAGTGGAATGTATATGTGAACGGCGGAAGAGTTGATACGGGAATGGATGCAATCAGGTGGGCAAAGCGCGTTACCGAGCTAGGCGCAGGCGAAATTTTATTAACGAGTATGGATGCAGATGGAACGAAAAACGGATATGACCTTCGTTTAACAGAAGAAATTTCAAAAAGTGTTTCCGTACCAGTCATTGCGTCAGGCGGATGTGGTCATGCTGATCACATTATAGAAGTCTTTCAAAAGACAACAGTTGATGCAGCACTTGCGGCATCAATCTTTCATTATGGTGAGGCGACAGTGCAGGACGTAAAGAGAAAATTAAGAAATGCAAATGTTGAGGTGCGGTTATGA